A stretch of Apis cerana isolate GH-2021 linkage group LG1, AcerK_1.0, whole genome shotgun sequence DNA encodes these proteins:
- the LOC108004298 gene encoding high affinity copper uptake protein 1-like isoform X1 codes for MKMSFHMGENEVILFDEWHPIDWQGLGWSMVGVILIASIYEGIKNYRDHLYINTTRLWKNKEINNRGTLLFSKIHFLQTIIHIIQLVIGYCLMLIFMTYNIWLCIAVALGTGLGYWLFSWDKSNGDSDDCCL; via the exons ATGAAg ATGTCATTTCATATGGGTGAAAACGAAGTTATTTTGTTTGACGAATGGCATCCGATAGATTGGCAAGGTCTTGGATGGTCTATGGTTGGTGTTATTCTCATAGCATCTATATACGAAGGGATAAAAAATTACCG CGATCACTTGTACATCAATACAACACgtttatggaaaaataaagaaattaataacagaGG AACATTACTCTTTTCcaaaatacattttcttcAAACGATTATTCACATTATTCAACTGGTCATAGGATATTGTCTTATGTTGATATTCATGACGTACAATATTTGGCTTTGTATCGCAGTAGCATTGGGCACGGGTCTCGGTTATTGGCTGTTTTCTTGGGATAAATCGAACGGTGACAGCGATGACTGCTGCTTGTAA
- the LOC108004298 gene encoding uncharacterized protein LOC108004298 isoform X2 → MASDRLARSWMVYGWCYSHSIYIRRDKKLPVRDCSSNDDHLYINTTRLWKNKEINNRGTLLFSKIHFLQTIIHIIQLVIGYCLMLIFMTYNIWLCIAVALGTGLGYWLFSWDKSNGDSDDCCL, encoded by the exons ATGGCATCCGATAGATTGGCAAGGTCTTGGATGGTCTATGGTTGGTGTTATTCTCATAGCATCTATATACGAAGGGATAAAAAATTACCGGTGAGAGATTGTTCTTCTAATGA CGATCACTTGTACATCAATACAACACgtttatggaaaaataaagaaattaataacagaGG AACATTACTCTTTTCcaaaatacattttcttcAAACGATTATTCACATTATTCAACTGGTCATAGGATATTGTCTTATGTTGATATTCATGACGTACAATATTTGGCTTTGTATCGCAGTAGCATTGGGCACGGGTCTCGGTTATTGGCTGTTTTCTTGGGATAAATCGAACGGTGACAGCGATGACTGCTGCTTGTAA
- the LOC108004310 gene encoding protein PFC0760c yields MKEVGLSRVNKELISMEEGLVGNGKTSCMKYIKMNNSLKRIIECVKLILLLEMLLCIGWGCYTMWQNCHIESMEVKAINNIPESKNLFTSKCDKCIINAVEQLNKSNDILTKNMLKPTEISNIDNETDANINGAEDNLQNVEDDLLLVINNDKKSALEDAKYFVDFPIENDNLNSTEKEFKENLKIDESTKYDKDSSDTWTNESSERSEKEMRQNVQRNLENYSIFLLILENSMRNTPVSDSSTTEDNYNLEDFKVSNEWLNKEFTDENRKVFTSESHMDVDNTGEKSEEKIISMENPINNEDVNQNEMNDEWNQRQIISEIMENDYNDMNVAFNEKKNISDNINISDLSNYSPYIYYPDYLYDTY; encoded by the exons ATGAAGGAAGTCGGGCTCAGTAGAGTCAATAAGG AACTCATAAGCATGGAAGAAGGACTAGTCGGGAATGGGAAAACTTCATGCATgaagtatattaaaatgaataatagtttaaaacgaataatagaatgcgtaaaattaattctcttaTTGGAAATGTTGCTTTGCATTGGATGGGGTTGTTACACAATGTGGCAAAATTGTCACATCGAATCGATGGAAGTCAAggccataaataatattccagaATCGAAAAATCTGTTTACTTCTAAGTgtgataaatgtataataaacgCGGTTGAACAGCTCAATAAATCGAAcgatattttaacgaaaaatatgttaaaaccGACGGAGATTTCAAACATCGATAACGAAACCGATGCGAATATCAATGGAGCGGAAGATAATTTGCAAAACGTGGAAGATGACTTATTATTGgtaataaataacgataagAAGAGCGCATTAGAAGATGCTAAATATTTCGTCGATTTTCCgatcgaaaatgataatttaaattcaacggaaaaggaatttaaagaaaatttaaaaatcgacgaatcgacaaaatatgataaagaTTCATCGGATACGTGGACGAACGAATCGTCGGAAAGAAGCGAGAAAGAAATGCGACAAAATGTACAAaggaatttagaaaattattcgattttcttgTTGATCTTGGAAAATTCTATGAGAAATACACCAGTCTCGGACAGTTCTACTACCGAGGACAATTACAATTTGGAAGATTTTAAGGTATCCAATGAATGGTTAAACAAAGAATTTACAgacgaaaatagaaaagtttttACATCGGAATCACACATGGATGTTGATAATACGGGAGAAAAGTCggaagaaaagataatttctaTGGAAAATCCTATCAATAACGAAGATGTAAATCAAAACGAAATGAACGATGAATGGAATCAACGACaaataatttctgaaataatggAAAACGACTATAATGATATGAACGTAGCGtttaacgagaaaaaaaatatttcggataatataaatatttcagatttatccaattattcgccttatatatattatccggattatttatatgatacatattaa
- the LOC108004313 gene encoding uncharacterized protein LOC108004313, which translates to MKKRSFQMFATFLLLVFFVSPSSTWALTTFGKTNPQTSNQNSHPSPTPVGRARECKLESDCAGIQNTTCIADSRDGRTRCLCADYSAPLNGACINKFKALHFSCNNDSECTSGAHCVQLNVTLGKRCYCQEGYYEESPLFCSGGTSVFAFHTLYLLISLIIVNLNFSFI; encoded by the exons atgaagaagagaAGTTTTCAAATGTTTGCAACGTTTCTTTTATTGGTGTTCTTCGTATCGCCATCTTCTACTTGGGCTCTTACGACTTTCGGCAAAACCAACCCTCAAACCTCGAATCAAAATTCTCATCCATCGCCTACACCAG TTGGGAGAGCTCGGGAATGTAAGTTGGAGTCTGATTGCGCTGGAATTCAAAATACGACATGTATAGCGGATTCTCGAGATGGAAGGACACGTTGTCTTTGCGCAGATTATTCCGCACCTCTTAACGGCGCGTGTATTAACAAATTCAaag CATTACATTTTTCATGTAACAATGATTCTGAATGCACTAGTGGAGCACATTGCGTACAACTAAATGTTACCTTGGGAAAACGTTGTTATTGTCAAGAAGGATATTATGAAGAAAGTCCTTTATTTTGCAGTG gTGGTACATCTGTTTTTGCATTTCACACGCTATATCTcttaattagtttaattattgtaaatcttaattttagtttcatataa
- the LOC108004305 gene encoding EEF1A lysine methyltransferase 2 — translation MTDQNIKELGPSDLGTLDYWERIYSEELNNFREYGDIGEIWFGKSNTLKVIRWINTQLKLNKNDKIIDIGCGNGMTLIELAKQGFEKLMGIDYSQKAVDLAREVSKENNMSHIELKVCDILNSQDLNLPTDFKLIHDKGTYDAISLNPEDPASKRQKYIENVCKILLPSGYLVLTSCNWTKEEIQKHFQDYFDILHVLPADTFIFGGQSGNTVTQLVLQKK, via the exons atgacagatcaaaatattaaagaactCGGACCATCGGATTTAGGTACACTTGATTA TTGGGAAAGGATTTACTCGGAagaacttaataattttagggAATACGGAGATATAGGCGAAATATGGTTTGGTAAAAGCAATACACTAAAAGTCATACG ttgGATTAACACGcaattaaaacttaataaaaatgataaaataattgacatAGGATGTGGAAATGGAATGACATTGATTGAACTTGCAAAACAaggttttgaaaaattaatgggTATAGATTATTCGCAAAAAGCAGTTGATTTAGCTCGTGAagtatcgaaagaaaataatatgtcACACATTGAGTTAAAAGTTTGCGATATTCTCAATTCTCAAGATTTGAATTTACCGACAgactttaaattaatacacGATAAAGGAACTTATGATGCCATCAGTTTAAATCCGGAAGATCCAGCGTCGAAAcgacaaaaatatatagaaaatgtatGCAAAATTCTATTGCCCTCTGGTTACTTAGTTTTAACTTCATGTAATTGGACTaaagaagaaatacaaaaacattttcaagATT attttgataTCTTACATGTGCTTCCCGcagatacatttatttttggtGGACAGAGTGGAAACACTGTAACGCAATTAGTTctacaaaagaaataa